In the Nasonia vitripennis strain AsymCx chromosome 2 unlocalized genomic scaffold, Nvit_psr_1.1 chr2_random0008, whole genome shotgun sequence genome, one interval contains:
- the LOC116738645 gene encoding uncharacterized protein LOC116738645 → MDEILSIQSPVSFDESLAHYELHAHQPYTVSSYNNSDEIRIAIQHQDLSLLPSRSSLHICGKLTKPNGTALARTKLVNNAICHMFEEIRYEMNAVEIDRCKNVGLTTVMKGWISHNPSQSLIMENAGWLDIAETKSLTNASGYFDVNIPLSMIFGFAEDYRKIVVNVKHELVLTRSRNDLNAIIQTATFADGVATFEEYKLELTKIEWLMPYVVASNTNKIRLLNYIEKNRPISMSFRSWELYEYPILPTSTKNVWTVKTSNQLEKPRFVILGFQTNRKNQQAQNASQFDHCDISNVKLFLNSQYYPYGNLNLDINRYQYAILYDMFANFQSLYYDKVSEPVVNKNDFISRLPLIVIDCSKQNESLKNAPVDVRLEFESRDNFPAGTSAYCLILHDRIVQYNPVSGDIKILI, encoded by the coding sequence TACAACAACAGCGACGAGATTCGCATCGCCATTCAACATCAAGATTTGAGCCTTTTACCGTCTCGTAGTTCGCTGCACATTTGCGGTAAATTAACGAAACCAAATGGTACTGCTCTAGCACGTACTAAGCTTGTAAACAATGCTATCTGCCACATGTTCGAAGAGATCAGATATGAAATGAATGCTGTAGAAATCGACAGGTGTAAAAACGTCGGTTTGACCACAGTCATGAAAGGCTGGATTTCACACAATCCCAGTCAAAGTTTAATAATGGAAAACGCAGGTTGGTTAGACATTGCAGAGACTAAATCACTGACCAATGCCTCCGGCTACTTCGACGTCAACATACCGCTGAGTATGATATTCGGGTTTGCCGAAGATTACAGAAAGATCGTAGTCAACGTGAAACACGAGCTCGTACTAACGAGGTCTCGAAACGATTTGAATGCAATTATTCAGACAGCAACCTTTGCGGATGGTGTCGCTACCTTCGAGGAATATAAATTAGAATTGACAAAAATTGAATGGCTCATGCCATACGTCGTAGCATCCAACACTAATAAAATTCGACTTCTAAATTACATAGAAAAGAACCGTCCGATTAGTATGAGTTTCCGCAGTTGGGAGCTATACGAGTACCCGATTCTTCCAACCTCGACTAAAAACGTGTGGACTGTCAAGACTTCCAATCAGTTGGAAAAACCACGCTTCGTGATTTTAGGATTCCAAACTAATCGTAAGAATCAGCAAGCTCAGAATGCCAGTCAATTCGACCATTGCGATATAAGCAACGTCAAGCTTTTCCTTAACTCGCAGTACTATCCATACGGCAACTTAAATTTGGACATCAACCGTTATCAATATGCCATATTGTACGATATGTTTGCGAATTTCCAGAGCCTCTACTACGACAAAGTTTCAGAGCCTGTCGTAAATAAGAACGATTTTATTTCACGCTTACCACTCATAGTAATCGACTGTTCGAAGCAGAACGAGTCATTGAAAAATGCTCCAGTTGACGTTCGTCTTGAATTCGAATCTCGAGACAACTTCCCAGCTGGAACCTCAGCTTATTGCTTGATCTTACACGATCGCATAGTTCAGTATAACCCTGTCAGCGGTGACATCAAGATACTCATATAA